In the genome of Patescibacteria group bacterium, one region contains:
- a CDS encoding AAA family ATPase, with product MITIGLTGTIGAGKGTIVEYLKTQGFTHYPARDFLIREVVKRGLEPIRENITVVANDLRKIHSPDYIISELSKERATNPGNAIIESIRNLGEIDYLRKTIPNFYLFAVDADLKLRYERILERGLSTDHISFEQFVIDENKEMDSKELWKQNIRACISQADFVFENNGTIEELSVKVEEVLKNLTNK from the coding sequence GCGCAGGCAAGGGAACGATTGTCGAGTATTTAAAGACCCAAGGTTTTACACACTATCCCGCTCGGGATTTTTTAATAAGAGAAGTTGTAAAAAGAGGACTCGAACCTATTCGAGAAAATATTACTGTAGTGGCAAATGATCTCCGAAAGATCCATTCTCCTGATTATATAATCTCTGAACTTTCAAAAGAGCGAGCAACAAATCCTGGTAATGCAATTATTGAATCTATTAGAAATTTAGGGGAGATAGATTATCTTAGAAAGACTATTCCCAATTTTTATTTGTTTGCTGTTGATGCAGATTTGAAACTTCGGTATGAACGAATCCTAGAACGGGGATTGAGTACTGATCACATTTCATTTGAGCAGTTTGTGATAGACGAAAATAAAGAGATGGATTCTAAGGAACTCTGGAAACAAAATATTCGAGCTTGTATTTCACAGGCAGATTTTGTATTCGAAAATAATGGGACTATTGAAGAACTCTCAGTGAAAGTGGAGGAAGTGCTTAAAAATTTGACTAATAAGTAA
- a CDS encoding sortase: protein MSQVLPPQKNIGFLDIIWHFKLRLAAYILVISFLTFIGLYLFGGVPEELRVLTTTEESPIEAVEEAPRQYVQLRNRPQFDDSVPLPKPTPVTPAKTTTTKPTAAKPVANTTVATPKGALPTYISISKIGVSTAVVNPTSTNNDVLNQNLLKGAVRYPGSGTLEQGNMFIMGHSSGLKVVNNKAYKAFNGLKNLSFGDSIVVTSGGKTAVYAVSSVSLVDSDEGFVNLKTNTHMLTLVTCNVFGEKEERFLVEATFVKFQ from the coding sequence ATGAGTCAAGTATTACCACCACAAAAAAATATTGGATTCCTCGACATAATTTGGCATTTTAAGCTGCGTCTAGCAGCCTACATTTTGGTTATCTCTTTTTTAACATTCATTGGACTCTATCTCTTTGGTGGTGTTCCTGAGGAATTGCGAGTACTTACTACTACAGAAGAATCCCCAATTGAAGCCGTAGAAGAGGCACCACGACAATATGTACAACTCCGAAACCGTCCTCAATTTGATGATTCTGTACCTCTACCTAAGCCTACTCCAGTAACTCCTGCAAAGACTACAACGACAAAGCCAACAGCTGCTAAACCTGTTGCAAATACTACCGTGGCTACACCAAAGGGTGCTTTACCGACTTATATTTCTATTAGTAAAATTGGTGTAAGCACTGCAGTAGTGAATCCAACTTCAACTAACAACGATGTATTAAACCAAAACCTTCTAAAAGGTGCTGTTCGATACCCAGGATCTGGAACACTAGAGCAGGGGAATATGTTTATTATGGGCCATAGTTCTGGTCTTAAAGTTGTGAATAATAAGGCATATAAAGCATTTAACGGCTTAAAAAACCTTTCTTTTGGTGACTCTATTGTAGTAACTTCAGGCGGTAAAACAGCGGTATATGCTGTTAGTTCAGTATCTCTTGTTGATAGTGATGAAGGCTTTGTTAATTTAAAGACTAATACTCACATGCTTACCCTCGTAACATGTAATGTTTTTGGAGAAAAAGAAGAGCGATTTCTCGTTGAGGCGACCTTCGTGAAATTCCAGTAA
- a CDS encoding DNA topoisomerase subunit B, translating into MAKSDEKKKKEGSYGAEDIQVLEGLEPVRKRPGMYIGTTGPDGLHHLIWEIFDNSRDEAMGGHCNDIEVAILPGEFIRVVDNGRGIPVDKHSKTKVSALETIMTVLHAGGKFGGEGYKVSGGLHGVGASVVNALSNHTQVRVHRDGGEHVQEYAKGKILAPVKKVGASKLNGTIVKFQPDETIFQEVKFDFQRVVNHLRQQAYLVKGLRITVIDARGYEGKIRDEEVAYLRELALEVPSQSFYFEGGLMSLVKFQNTLFKPVHKNIFYIEKNTTEYETVEVSLQYVDDMSSRILPFANNIYNSEGGTHVTGFKTALTRMLNTYGRKNNLIKESEENFTGEDVLEGLTAVVSVKIREIQFEGQTKAKLGTVEARGMVESVFSEAFEFFLEENPDDARAIIQKVILALRARKAAKAAKDSILRKGALEGFGLPGKLKDCQSKDATESELFIVEGDSAGGTATQGRDRKTQAILPLKGKVLNVERARLDKILAFAEIKYLVIALGTAIGDTFDISRLRYHKIIIATDADVDGAHIRTLLLTLFFRYFRPLIDAGNIYIAQPPLFKIKRGKQIEYAYSLEERDHIIKNVFGYKGEVEEIIQTEHNTPSEEVFVTEAVSDEQLDEEREVKKKGKPDVQRYKGLGEMNAEELWETTMDPTRRVLKRVEVGDATEADKVFDILMGTDVPSRKSFIQSNAQKANIDI; encoded by the coding sequence ATGGCTAAATCAGACGAGAAGAAAAAGAAAGAAGGGAGTTACGGCGCGGAAGATATTCAAGTCCTCGAGGGTCTGGAACCGGTGCGAAAGCGACCGGGTATGTACATTGGTACAACTGGACCCGATGGTCTTCACCATCTTATTTGGGAAATCTTCGATAACTCTCGTGACGAAGCCATGGGCGGTCATTGTAATGATATTGAAGTAGCCATTTTGCCTGGTGAGTTTATTCGTGTTGTCGACAACGGCCGAGGTATTCCCGTAGACAAACATTCAAAAACAAAAGTATCTGCTCTTGAAACTATTATGACCGTGCTTCATGCCGGAGGTAAATTCGGAGGTGAAGGATACAAAGTATCTGGAGGTCTTCACGGAGTGGGAGCATCGGTAGTAAACGCGCTTTCAAATCACACTCAAGTACGAGTACATCGCGATGGTGGAGAGCATGTTCAAGAATATGCTAAAGGGAAAATTCTCGCTCCAGTAAAAAAGGTTGGAGCTTCAAAGCTCAACGGAACTATCGTAAAATTTCAACCTGACGAAACTATTTTTCAAGAAGTAAAATTTGATTTTCAGCGAGTTGTAAATCATCTTCGACAACAGGCTTACTTGGTTAAGGGCCTAAGAATTACTGTTATTGATGCACGAGGTTATGAAGGTAAGATACGTGATGAGGAAGTAGCATATCTCCGTGAATTGGCTCTTGAAGTGCCATCACAGTCGTTCTACTTTGAAGGAGGACTTATGTCATTGGTGAAGTTCCAAAACACACTCTTCAAACCAGTACATAAAAATATTTTCTACATTGAAAAAAACACAACTGAATATGAAACAGTAGAAGTATCTCTCCAGTATGTTGACGATATGAGTTCACGTATCCTTCCTTTTGCAAACAATATTTACAACTCAGAAGGAGGAACTCATGTTACAGGATTTAAGACTGCGCTTACACGTATGCTTAATACCTATGGCCGAAAGAATAATCTCATTAAAGAATCAGAAGAAAACTTTACAGGTGAAGACGTACTTGAAGGTCTCACTGCCGTTGTGTCTGTAAAGATTCGAGAAATTCAATTCGAAGGACAAACAAAAGCAAAGCTTGGAACTGTGGAAGCTCGAGGAATGGTTGAATCTGTGTTTAGTGAGGCATTTGAATTCTTCCTTGAAGAAAATCCAGACGATGCACGAGCTATCATTCAGAAAGTTATTCTTGCTCTTCGAGCACGAAAAGCTGCGAAGGCTGCAAAGGATTCTATTTTGCGAAAGGGAGCTCTTGAAGGATTTGGTCTTCCAGGAAAACTTAAGGATTGCCAAAGCAAAGATGCTACAGAATCAGAACTCTTCATTGTGGAGGGAGACTCAGCGGGTGGTACAGCTACACAAGGACGAGATCGAAAGACTCAGGCTATCTTGCCGTTGAAAGGAAAAGTGCTCAACGTGGAACGAGCTCGCCTCGATAAGATTTTGGCATTTGCCGAAATCAAATACTTGGTTATTGCGCTGGGAACTGCGATTGGTGATACTTTCGATATTTCACGACTACGTTATCACAAGATTATTATTGCAACGGATGCGGACGTCGACGGTGCTCACATTCGAACATTGTTGCTAACCCTTTTCTTCCGATACTTCCGACCACTTATTGATGCGGGCAATATCTACATCGCACAACCACCACTCTTTAAGATTAAACGAGGAAAGCAGATTGAGTATGCATACTCACTCGAAGAACGAGATCATATTATTAAAAATGTGTTTGGATACAAGGGAGAAGTAGAAGAAATTATCCAGACAGAACACAACACTCCATCAGAAGAAGTTTTTGTTACCGAAGCCGTATCTGATGAACAGCTCGATGAAGAACGAGAAGTGAAAAAGAAAGGAAAGCCTGATGTACAACGATACAAGGGTCTTGGAGAAATGAACGCCGAAGAGTTGTGGGAAACAACAATGGATCCAACTCGACGAGTGCTTAAGCGAGTAGAAGTGGGAGATGCTACTGAAGCTGATAAAGTCTTCGATATCTTGATGGGTACAGATGTGCCATCACGAAAGAGTTTCATCCAGTCGAATGCGCAGAAAGCGAATATCGATATTTAA
- a CDS encoding SpaA isopeptide-forming pilin-related protein — MKKISLILGAIVILSGLAFVGYSVVSGNNLMIADATGCTSNPEADLTGTIQGNKVTITNKSATCSYKVGLASYKVFSSTFSDQKLFDSASATIAPKATITLTVDLPSCAYQLDAFYGDVITNLSNENMYRTRLLDYVDHFVNYCTNVPPKGCITISKEVYESNGTTRVLDESGFTFKLVQTGAQMTTGTDGTVTFSNVAQGNYVVEELARNGYTVMFPTDGTADITVNKPTSEGCAQFKFKNKKVVTQTPKGCIVIKKETYNTVGNILTPVAQFTFKLDNSQTVQNDANGNARFDNVSVGSHTVSEIVPTGWTNILVTPANGVVNVEAGSDCVGVVFKNKQNPVVAQKGCIVVNKEVYESNGTTRVSDESGFTFKLVQTGAQLTTNSNGSVTFSNIAFGNYVVEELARNGYTVMFPTDGTYDVTVNKATSEGCANITFKNKKNEVVTPKGCIVVTKELYQSNGSTRINDASGFTFKLVQTGAQMTTNSNGTVTFSNLNYGNYVVEELSRSGYVVMSPSDRTHDVNVNSQNCEQITFKNKLVEVPPQKGCIVIKKEAFDTNGNLMNTVAQFTFRLDGGRTTVNDAQGNAYFYDVSVGSHTVTEEGINGWTNFLVTPANGNVQVSHGTNCAGVVFKNKQNPPVQTPNLSGVCWVNPSTAQINQTVTWSASASGGNGSYTYSWSGWDGLSGYGSSVQKQYSYAGQKSGTVVITSGNDSITKTCYMEVIQPQVQNFYGYCTANPTSAYVNETINWSSSATGGNGNYSYSWTGTDGLSSNNQNVSRSYGTPGQKTATVTIYSNGQQVSQTCTIYINERPGTVVVSTETPNQGSGVYLSQIPYTGTGDNFKLGLFVFGLIAWSGAVSYFLIARKARKQGLTVAELINGSRSTYAFASGVSAPIAATYVAEPVVAEPVAIPSPTQTLVSDEFLFDLEQKARSMNMIISADAFRVLAVYTGRNTEHAHALIEELAVMYRTDLADSSDWITLGMDKVTKVISHVQA; from the coding sequence ATGAAAAAAATATCCCTCATACTTGGAGCTATCGTTATCCTCTCAGGCCTCGCCTTTGTTGGGTATTCAGTCGTTTCAGGAAACAATCTAATGATTGCTGATGCTACAGGTTGTACATCAAATCCTGAAGCCGACCTAACCGGTACTATTCAAGGAAATAAAGTAACAATTACCAACAAATCAGCTACATGTAGCTATAAGGTTGGTCTTGCTTCATATAAAGTATTCTCAAGTACTTTTAGTGATCAAAAATTATTTGATTCAGCAAGTGCAACAATCGCACCAAAGGCAACTATTACATTAACAGTTGACCTTCCTTCATGTGCATATCAATTAGATGCATTTTATGGAGATGTGATCACTAACTTATCAAATGAAAACATGTATCGAACTCGATTGCTCGATTATGTTGATCATTTCGTAAACTATTGTACTAATGTTCCACCAAAGGGATGTATTACAATTTCAAAGGAAGTCTATGAATCAAATGGAACTACACGAGTTTTAGATGAATCAGGATTTACTTTCAAGCTCGTACAGACTGGTGCACAGATGACAACTGGTACTGATGGAACTGTTACATTTAGTAACGTTGCACAAGGAAACTATGTTGTAGAAGAACTTGCACGAAATGGATATACCGTAATGTTCCCAACAGATGGAACAGCAGATATCACAGTTAACAAGCCAACAAGTGAAGGCTGTGCACAGTTCAAATTCAAAAACAAAAAAGTAGTAACTCAAACTCCTAAAGGATGTATCGTAATTAAAAAAGAAACTTACAACACTGTAGGAAATATCCTTACACCTGTTGCACAGTTCACATTCAAACTCGACAATAGTCAGACCGTACAAAACGATGCAAATGGTAATGCACGATTTGATAATGTGTCAGTTGGATCTCACACTGTTTCTGAAATCGTACCTACTGGATGGACAAACATTCTCGTAACTCCTGCAAACGGAGTAGTAAATGTAGAAGCTGGTTCAGACTGTGTTGGTGTTGTATTCAAAAACAAGCAGAACCCAGTAGTTGCTCAGAAAGGATGTATCGTAGTAAACAAAGAAGTCTATGAATCAAATGGAACTACACGAGTTTCAGATGAATCAGGATTTACTTTCAAGCTCGTACAGACTGGAGCTCAGCTCACAACAAACTCAAATGGATCAGTTACCTTTAGTAACATTGCATTTGGAAACTATGTTGTAGAAGAACTTGCACGAAATGGATACACCGTAATGTTCCCAACTGATGGAACATATGATGTAACCGTTAATAAAGCTACATCAGAAGGCTGTGCAAACATTACCTTCAAGAATAAGAAGAATGAAGTTGTAACTCCAAAGGGATGTATCGTAGTTACAAAAGAATTGTACCAGTCAAATGGTTCAACTCGAATCAACGATGCTTCTGGTTTTACCTTCAAGCTTGTTCAGACAGGTGCACAGATGACAACAAACTCAAACGGAACAGTTACATTTAGTAACCTTAACTACGGCAACTATGTTGTAGAAGAGCTATCACGAAGTGGATACGTTGTGATGTCACCTTCAGATCGGACTCACGATGTAAATGTAAACAGTCAAAACTGTGAACAGATTACCTTCAAGAACAAACTCGTTGAAGTGCCTCCACAGAAAGGATGTATCGTAATTAAGAAAGAAGCATTCGATACGAATGGTAATCTTATGAACACCGTTGCTCAGTTTACCTTCCGATTGGATGGTGGACGAACAACAGTAAACGATGCTCAGGGTAATGCGTACTTCTATGATGTTTCAGTTGGATCACACACAGTGACTGAAGAAGGTATCAACGGATGGACCAACTTCCTCGTAACTCCAGCTAATGGAAACGTACAAGTATCACATGGTACAAATTGTGCTGGTGTTGTATTCAAGAATAAACAGAATCCACCAGTTCAAACACCAAATCTTTCAGGAGTATGTTGGGTAAATCCTTCAACTGCTCAGATCAACCAGACAGTTACATGGTCAGCATCAGCATCTGGAGGAAACGGATCATACACCTACTCATGGAGTGGATGGGATGGTCTCTCAGGATACGGAAGTTCAGTACAGAAACAATACTCATATGCAGGACAGAAATCTGGAACAGTAGTTATTACTTCAGGTAACGATTCAATTACAAAGACATGTTACATGGAAGTAATTCAGCCACAGGTTCAGAATTTCTATGGGTACTGTACTGCAAACCCAACTTCAGCATATGTTAATGAGACTATTAATTGGTCATCATCAGCAACTGGAGGAAACGGAAACTACTCATACTCATGGACTGGAACTGATGGACTCTCATCAAACAACCAGAACGTATCACGATCATACGGAACTCCTGGACAGAAAACCGCTACAGTAACTATTTACTCAAACGGTCAGCAGGTAAGTCAGACATGTACTATCTACATCAATGAACGACCTGGAACTGTTGTAGTTTCAACAGAAACTCCAAATCAGGGAAGTGGTGTGTATCTAAGTCAGATTCCTTACACAGGAACTGGAGACAACTTCAAGTTGGGACTCTTCGTATTCGGACTTATCGCATGGAGTGGAGCAGTATCATACTTCCTCATTGCACGAAAAGCACGAAAGCAAGGTCTAACAGTTGCTGAACTTATCAACGGATCACGATCTACCTATGCGTTTGCTTCTGGAGTATCTGCACCTATTGCAGCTACCTACGTAGCAGAACCAGTAGTTGCTGAACCAGTTGCAATCCCTTCACCAACTCAGACACTTGTATCAGATGAATTCCTCTTTGATCTTGAACAAAAAGCTCGATCAATGAATATGATCATCTCAGCAGATGCCTTCCGAGTACTTGCAGTGTATACAGGACGAAATACAGAACACGCACATGCATTAATTGAAGAACTAGCAGTTATGTATCGAACAGATCTTGCTGATAGTAGTGATTGGATAACTCTTGGTATGGATAAAGTAACAAAAGTTATTTCACACGTTCAGGCATAA
- the thrS gene encoding threonine--tRNA ligase has protein sequence MNPEKNLEYKRHTLAHLMAAAVLEFWPDAKNTIGPAVDNGFYYDFEFAEPITEKDLGKVEQKMKELVKGWKEFTHKEVSPEEAREHFKGNPYKLELIDEIIAKGEKITLYTSGNFTDLCRGGHVANPKEDIASGSYKLERVAGAYWRGDEKNKMLTRVYGLAFDTKEELAAYIAQREEALKRDHKKLGKEMGLFVFSPLVGPGLPLWTPKGSMVRDLLDKYIWELRVAKGYEKVTIPHITKKDLYETSGHWQKYSEDLFKIQTREGKTYVVKPMNCPHHTQIFDSAPRSYREMPQRYAETTMVYRDEQSGELSGLSRVLSITQDDAHVFCRENQIEQEVFSIWDIVDKFYGTFGFSDIKVRFSRHDPEKFEKYMGTKETWEKSESAMVNLMKARGIEWIDGVGEAAFYGPKLDFIAKDAIGRVLQVATIQLDFLQPKNFGLTFTNEEGLKEDVVMIHAAIMGSIERFMATLIEHTAGNFPTWLSPTQVKVIPVREEHNDYAATVSAALKKAGVRVEFDDSKDGMGKKVRGAKVDKIPYWVVIGDNEIEAKVVTLEHREQGQLGQMSVEDLVAKLTQEIQEKK, from the coding sequence ATGAATCCTGAAAAGAATCTAGAATACAAACGACATACTCTCGCCCACCTCATGGCAGCAGCGGTATTAGAATTTTGGCCAGATGCTAAAAACACTATTGGTCCTGCGGTGGACAATGGTTTCTATTACGACTTTGAATTTGCCGAACCTATAACTGAAAAAGATTTAGGCAAAGTTGAACAGAAAATGAAAGAGCTTGTTAAGGGATGGAAAGAATTTACTCACAAAGAGGTATCTCCTGAAGAAGCTCGTGAGCATTTCAAAGGTAATCCTTATAAACTAGAACTCATAGATGAAATCATAGCTAAAGGAGAAAAGATTACTCTGTACACTTCTGGAAATTTCACAGATCTTTGCCGAGGAGGCCATGTTGCTAATCCTAAAGAAGATATAGCTTCAGGATCATATAAATTGGAACGAGTTGCAGGTGCCTACTGGCGCGGAGATGAAAAGAATAAGATGCTTACACGTGTATACGGATTAGCATTTGATACAAAAGAAGAACTTGCAGCCTACATTGCACAGCGGGAAGAAGCATTAAAGCGAGATCACAAAAAGCTTGGTAAAGAAATGGGGCTCTTTGTATTTTCCCCACTGGTTGGACCAGGACTTCCTCTTTGGACGCCTAAAGGAAGTATGGTTAGAGATTTATTGGATAAATACATTTGGGAACTTCGAGTTGCTAAAGGATATGAAAAAGTAACTATTCCTCATATTACAAAGAAGGATTTATACGAAACATCTGGACACTGGCAAAAGTATTCTGAAGACCTCTTCAAGATTCAAACTCGTGAAGGAAAAACATATGTTGTTAAACCTATGAACTGTCCTCATCATACTCAGATCTTTGATTCTGCTCCACGAAGTTATCGAGAAATGCCGCAGCGATACGCAGAAACAACAATGGTGTATCGAGACGAGCAATCTGGAGAACTTTCAGGACTTTCACGAGTGCTTTCAATTACTCAAGATGACGCCCATGTATTCTGTAGAGAAAACCAAATTGAACAAGAAGTATTTTCCATCTGGGATATTGTAGATAAATTTTACGGAACATTTGGATTCTCAGATATTAAAGTACGATTCTCTCGGCATGACCCAGAAAAGTTTGAGAAGTATATGGGTACAAAAGAAACATGGGAAAAATCTGAAAGTGCCATGGTAAACCTTATGAAAGCTCGAGGTATTGAATGGATAGATGGAGTTGGTGAAGCTGCTTTCTACGGACCAAAGCTCGACTTCATTGCTAAAGATGCTATCGGACGAGTACTCCAAGTTGCTACAATTCAGCTCGATTTCCTTCAGCCAAAAAACTTTGGACTTACATTTACAAATGAAGAAGGGCTGAAAGAAGATGTGGTTATGATTCATGCAGCTATCATGGGTTCTATCGAACGATTCATGGCGACACTTATCGAACACACTGCGGGTAACTTTCCAACATGGCTTTCACCTACTCAAGTTAAAGTTATTCCTGTACGAGAAGAACACAATGACTATGCAGCAACTGTATCAGCAGCTCTAAAAAAAGCAGGTGTACGTGTAGAATTTGATGACAGCAAAGACGGCATGGGAAAGAAAGTGCGAGGTGCGAAGGTAGATAAGATCCCATATTGGGTTGTTATTGGTGATAACGAAATAGAAGCTAAAGTGGTAACTCTTGAACATCGAGAGCAAGGTCAGTTGGGACAAATGAGTGTTGAAGATCTTGTAGCAAAACTCACACAAGAAATTCAGGAAAAGAAATAA
- a CDS encoding CARDB domain-containing protein, translating into MEMQTQNNKTPEQKREPSTVLKIVVLIGLIVLLIIGILLPIKLVPNAVSSFKNTLSSLFGTNQTVDLTADRTTINSGEPFTLSWTGKHRDNGSYVLSYQCKDGVRIETSISIPNETITCNSLYYFSVNDNRIDLTAFSEVQRYTDISFTLAFLENNTSDVIDLDSVLVTVTNPNIADSRTGGTPIDMPSGEQPVTPPASTPEPTPAPVTPKPTPTPTPKPTPTKPAVTPAYIQSNPNGTADLAITINAVGYLHPTTSAFVPSYSVSAGMRPAVKFTVKNNGDKNSGTWAFTANLPTPKNSVYNAYGQQNLGPQDRIEYVLGFEPINNAQNNTVTITVDPQNLIAETNNNNNVATTNIVNNGGTVGGNYGTQADLIVRIVSTGIVDKNTNQFYATNNVGYNDRAAIKFEIENVGGTASGQYRFQAYLPTNDSNSLYTSGYQPSLNPGQKTIFTVGFDNIRSQGNNPVSVTVDYNNEVAETNNNNNTTSTTIYRY; encoded by the coding sequence ATGGAAATGCAAACCCAAAATAACAAAACCCCGGAACAAAAGCGAGAACCAAGCACCGTACTAAAAATAGTCGTGCTAATTGGACTTATCGTCCTTCTCATTATTGGTATTTTATTACCAATCAAATTGGTACCAAACGCGGTATCATCATTTAAGAATACTCTTTCTTCCCTCTTTGGAACGAACCAGACTGTAGACTTAACTGCCGATCGAACTACAATCAACTCAGGTGAACCTTTCACTCTTTCATGGACTGGAAAACATCGAGATAATGGTTCATATGTATTAAGCTACCAGTGTAAAGATGGTGTACGAATTGAAACATCAATTAGTATTCCAAATGAAACTATTACATGTAATAGTCTCTACTATTTCTCAGTAAACGATAATCGAATTGATCTCACTGCATTTTCTGAGGTTCAGCGATATACTGACATATCTTTCACACTCGCATTTCTTGAAAACAACACTTCAGATGTAATTGATCTTGATAGTGTCCTAGTAACAGTTACAAATCCAAACATTGCAGACAGTCGAACAGGTGGAACACCTATTGATATGCCTTCAGGTGAACAACCAGTTACACCTCCAGCATCTACACCAGAACCAACCCCTGCTCCAGTAACTCCAAAGCCAACACCTACTCCAACACCTAAGCCTACTCCAACTAAACCAGCAGTTACTCCTGCATATATCCAATCAAATCCAAATGGAACTGCAGACTTAGCAATTACTATCAATGCAGTAGGATACCTCCATCCAACAACTTCAGCATTCGTTCCATCATATTCTGTAAGTGCTGGTATGCGACCTGCAGTAAAGTTTACTGTTAAGAACAATGGTGATAAGAATTCTGGAACATGGGCATTCACAGCAAATCTTCCAACTCCAAAGAACTCTGTATACAATGCATACGGTCAACAGAATCTTGGACCACAGGATCGAATTGAATATGTTCTTGGTTTTGAACCAATCAACAATGCTCAAAACAATACTGTAACTATTACAGTAGACCCTCAGAACCTTATTGCTGAAACAAATAACAACAATAACGTTGCAACTACAAACATCGTAAACAACGGTGGAACTGTAGGGGGCAATTATGGAACTCAGGCAGATCTAATTGTTCGAATCGTTAGTACTGGAATTGTAGATAAAAATACAAATCAGTTCTATGCAACAAACAATGTTGGATACAACGATCGAGCAGCTATCAAGTTTGAAATTGAAAACGTAGGTGGAACTGCTAGTGGACAATACCGATTCCAAGCATACCTACCAACAAACGATTCAAACTCACTCTATACTTCTGGATACCAGCCATCACTTAATCCTGGTCAGAAGACAATCTTCACTGTTGGTTTCGACAATATTCGCTCACAGGGTAATAACCCAGTAAGTGTGACTGTTGATTACAACAACGAAGTTGCTGAGACAAATAACAACAACAATACAACGTCAACTACTATCTACCGATACTAA